One genomic segment of Bradyrhizobium diazoefficiens includes these proteins:
- a CDS encoding transglycosylase SLT domain-containing protein, whose amino-acid sequence MAVIASVGLCLAAGNRPAATLPDVMPEAAANMTAPAIMVPPALYAEASARLATALRAERAELDSVTSASSGPPSSGAGIADEPAAPKLASLGPDSVEPLPAEHEASNPAPKAASTPDFRYLIYYVWSELPPAEKPAETVLRAFKDIPVGTPAEEIKRVSDAFGLDVNFMMAVAKIESGFNPNQRTGSYIGLFQLSQYEFGKFGFGQIRNPRDNAVAAAYKIMSEGVQFGWITHRTPDMSDLYLIHQQGWEGAAEHISQPARAAWKSMCATSEGKEKGERWCKRAIWGNALPAFKRTWKSVDNVTSEAFVGMWRGRVAEFYTKYVATAAAAANQ is encoded by the coding sequence GTGGCTGTCATCGCGTCCGTTGGGCTTTGCCTGGCCGCCGGTAACAGACCGGCTGCGACGCTGCCAGACGTCATGCCCGAAGCGGCAGCGAACATGACGGCTCCTGCGATCATGGTGCCGCCTGCCTTGTACGCCGAGGCATCCGCCAGACTTGCGACAGCGCTTCGGGCAGAAAGAGCAGAGCTTGACTCGGTGACGTCAGCAAGTTCCGGGCCGCCCAGCAGCGGAGCCGGGATCGCCGATGAACCCGCCGCGCCAAAATTGGCGTCGTTGGGACCGGATAGCGTTGAGCCGCTGCCGGCAGAACACGAAGCGTCCAACCCTGCTCCGAAAGCGGCGTCGACGCCGGATTTCCGCTATCTGATCTACTACGTCTGGTCCGAACTGCCGCCCGCCGAGAAACCGGCGGAGACCGTCTTGCGCGCGTTCAAGGACATTCCGGTCGGAACGCCGGCCGAAGAGATCAAGCGCGTTTCCGACGCGTTTGGTCTCGACGTCAATTTCATGATGGCGGTCGCCAAGATCGAATCCGGTTTCAATCCCAATCAACGCACCGGATCGTATATCGGCCTGTTTCAGCTGAGCCAATATGAGTTCGGCAAGTTCGGCTTCGGGCAGATTCGCAATCCCAGGGACAACGCCGTTGCCGCCGCCTACAAGATCATGAGCGAAGGCGTCCAGTTCGGGTGGATCACGCACCGGACGCCTGACATGAGCGATCTTTACCTGATCCATCAGCAGGGCTGGGAAGGCGCCGCCGAGCACATCAGCCAGCCCGCGCGCGCCGCCTGGAAATCCATGTGCGCCACCAGCGAAGGCAAGGAGAAGGGGGAGCGGTGGTGCAAACGCGCGATCTGGGGCAACGCACTGCCGGCGTTCAAGCGCACCTGGAAATCGGTCGACAACGTGACGTCAGAGGCATTCGTCGGCATGTGGCGCGGCCGGGTCGCCGAATTCTACACGAAATATGTGGCGACCGCCGCTGCGGCGGCGAACCAGTAA
- a CDS encoding methyltransferase family protein, with translation MLRLPPPIWTLIYLISCAVLGWSLGWPALPGFPLPLLGIALVVLAFIPPVWAFVLFRREDTEIQPTSPTNRKLVTGGPYQFTRNPMYLGLVVLALGIAIWVGAWPMFIAPLAVFATANWVHIPFEEAKMRRQFQADYDAYVARVRRWV, from the coding sequence ATGCTCCGGCTCCCTCCGCCGATTTGGACGTTGATCTATCTGATCTCGTGCGCGGTGCTCGGTTGGTCGCTCGGCTGGCCGGCGCTTCCGGGCTTCCCGCTTCCGCTGCTGGGAATAGCTTTGGTCGTGCTGGCGTTCATTCCGCCAGTCTGGGCTTTCGTTCTGTTCCGGCGTGAGGACACCGAGATCCAACCGACGTCGCCGACAAATCGCAAGCTGGTGACCGGCGGCCCCTACCAGTTCACGCGCAACCCGATGTATCTGGGCCTCGTGGTTCTCGCTCTCGGCATTGCGATCTGGGTCGGCGCCTGGCCGATGTTCATTGCGCCCCTCGCGGTGTTCGCGACGGCCAATTGGGTCCATATCCCGTTCGAGGAAGCCAAGATGCGCCGCCAGTTCCAAGCGGATTACGACGCCTACGTCGCGCGCGTGCGGCGCTGGGTGTAA
- a CDS encoding adenylate/guanylate cyclase domain-containing protein, translating to MLAADVAGYSRLMGEDELGTLEALKAHRRETIDPAIAGHRGRIVKTTGDGVLVEFASAVDAVTCAVAVQQAMSECQTKIRFRIGINIGDIIIDGDDIFGDGVNIAARLEGIAEPGGVCVSDDAHRQIRGKVDIDFEDMGPQSLKNIAEPVRAWRCRIDANASSAELVKLPVETARPLAITDKPSIAVLPFASFSEEREFKFLTEALTEDLITMLARIPGFVVIARQSAFAYQGRSVDSRQIGRELGVRYIVEGSVRPAGRQLRVGTQLIEASTGAQLWADRFDGEAENILGLQDQIVHAIASRIEPELVRAEVALIRRRRDADPSAWSCFRQGAAMISLKGWSEETLAQGAALLRQATVLDPDFALARAQLALFLSLGARLGLAADATAAVTEAREEAERAVAIEHDASEVLGYAGCALAELGDLQRGTELLERAIENDPSNAQAWVALGTAQCFAETMDVTGLERLQHGMRLSPRDHRLGFWGTFYALALARDRRIAEAHEAIRAACRRDPQFYVARVVLAVIAAGLGKTEEASGALREARRLRPRLSRGEIEFLVGRRAALLAPLWDELTSSKSP from the coding sequence GTGCTGGCCGCTGATGTGGCCGGCTACTCCCGGCTGATGGGCGAAGACGAGCTCGGCACGCTGGAGGCGCTGAAGGCCCACCGCCGCGAAACCATCGATCCAGCCATCGCCGGCCACCGGGGCCGCATCGTCAAGACCACGGGTGACGGCGTATTGGTTGAGTTTGCCAGCGCGGTCGATGCCGTCACATGCGCGGTCGCCGTGCAGCAGGCGATGTCGGAATGCCAGACGAAGATCCGCTTTCGGATCGGGATCAATATCGGCGACATCATCATCGACGGCGACGACATTTTCGGCGACGGCGTCAACATCGCGGCCCGGCTGGAAGGGATTGCGGAGCCCGGAGGCGTTTGCGTCTCGGACGATGCGCATCGGCAAATTCGCGGAAAGGTCGATATCGATTTCGAGGACATGGGACCGCAATCCCTGAAAAACATCGCAGAACCGGTGCGCGCATGGCGCTGCCGGATCGATGCGAACGCGTCTTCGGCGGAGCTGGTGAAGTTACCGGTCGAGACGGCCCGTCCGCTCGCAATCACCGACAAGCCCTCCATTGCCGTGCTGCCGTTCGCCAGCTTTTCGGAGGAGCGCGAGTTCAAGTTTCTGACGGAGGCACTGACTGAGGATTTGATCACGATGCTGGCGCGGATTCCGGGCTTCGTCGTCATTGCCCGGCAATCCGCCTTTGCCTACCAGGGCCGCTCGGTCGACAGCCGCCAGATTGGGCGGGAGCTTGGGGTCCGCTACATCGTCGAGGGCAGTGTGAGGCCCGCCGGCCGGCAGCTGCGTGTCGGCACGCAGCTGATCGAAGCGAGCACCGGCGCACAGCTCTGGGCCGATCGATTCGACGGCGAGGCGGAGAACATTCTCGGACTGCAGGATCAAATCGTCCACGCGATCGCCAGCCGGATCGAACCGGAGCTGGTTCGCGCTGAAGTGGCCCTGATCCGGCGTCGGCGCGACGCCGACCCGAGCGCCTGGTCATGCTTCCGTCAGGGCGCGGCGATGATCAGCCTGAAAGGCTGGAGCGAAGAAACGCTGGCCCAGGGCGCCGCGTTGCTGCGTCAAGCGACCGTTCTGGATCCCGATTTTGCGCTCGCGCGCGCCCAGCTCGCGCTTTTCCTGTCCTTGGGCGCGCGGCTGGGCCTCGCCGCCGATGCTACTGCGGCGGTGACGGAAGCACGCGAGGAAGCCGAACGGGCGGTGGCGATCGAGCATGATGCGTCCGAGGTTCTCGGCTATGCCGGCTGCGCCCTGGCCGAGCTGGGCGATCTGCAAAGAGGCACCGAGCTGTTGGAGCGGGCGATCGAGAACGATCCCAGCAATGCGCAGGCATGGGTGGCGCTCGGGACTGCGCAATGCTTTGCCGAGACGATGGACGTGACCGGGCTGGAGAGATTGCAGCATGGAATGCGGCTCAGCCCCCGCGATCATCGGCTGGGATTCTGGGGGACCTTTTACGCCCTGGCTTTGGCGAGAGATCGTCGGATCGCGGAAGCTCACGAAGCGATCCGGGCCGCCTGCCGCCGCGATCCGCAGTTCTACGTCGCTCGTGTGGTCCTCGCGGTGATCGCGGCAGGACTTGGCAAGACGGAAGAGGCGAGCGGTGCGCTCCGCGAAGCACGTCGGCTGCGCCCGCGGCTCTCGCGGGGCGAGATCGAATTTCTGGTGGGGCGCCGCGCAGCGCTTCTCGCGCCTCTCTGGGACGAACTGACGTCCTCGAAGTCTCCCTGA
- a CDS encoding aspartate/glutamate racemase family protein codes for MQTIGLIGGMSWESTALYYKLINERVRDRVGKLHSAPLLMYSYDFQEIKEMQYAGRWQEAAASLADIARRLESGGARAIVLCTNTMHKLAPDIVPNLTIPFIHIGDATAERIRSKGYRRVGLLGTRFTMEEDFYIGRLRAHELDVLIPPADARADVNRIIYEELCLGIVSAPSRRRYQDVMAALVASGAECIILGCTEITMLVGADDTPVETFDTTAIHAETAADFAIG; via the coding sequence ATGCAGACCATTGGCCTGATCGGCGGCATGAGCTGGGAGAGCACCGCGCTCTACTACAAGCTCATCAACGAGCGTGTCCGCGACCGCGTGGGCAAGCTGCATTCGGCCCCGCTGCTGATGTATTCCTACGATTTCCAGGAGATCAAGGAGATGCAGTATGCCGGCCGCTGGCAGGAGGCGGCGGCGAGTCTTGCCGACATCGCGCGGCGCCTCGAGAGCGGCGGCGCGCGCGCGATCGTGCTCTGCACCAACACGATGCACAAATTGGCGCCCGATATTGTGCCGAACCTGACCATTCCCTTCATCCACATCGGCGACGCAACGGCAGAGCGCATCCGGTCCAAAGGTTATCGGCGCGTCGGACTGCTCGGCACCAGGTTCACGATGGAGGAGGATTTTTACATCGGCCGGTTGCGCGCGCATGAGCTCGACGTCCTCATTCCTCCCGCAGACGCCCGGGCTGACGTCAACCGCATCATCTACGAGGAGCTCTGCCTCGGAATCGTCTCCGCTCCCTCACGTCGCCGCTATCAGGACGTGATGGCGGCGCTGGTCGCTTCGGGCGCCGAGTGCATCATTCTCGGCTGCACCGAGATCACGATGCTGGTCGGCGCGGACGACACGCCGGTCGAGACGTTCGACACCACGGCAATCCACGCCGAGACGGCGGCGGATTTCGCGATCGGGTGA
- a CDS encoding SRPBCC family protein: MRITVETSVAAPIDQVWHAYTTPADIVCWNAASDDWHTTRAAVDLREGGVFSSRMEAKDGSMGFDFAGTYTKIVEHKRIEYAFGDRKAEVEFLPGPKGVTVRVVFDSEPTHSVEQQQGGWQAILDNFARYVETKQKTS, encoded by the coding sequence ATGAGGATCACCGTCGAAACCAGCGTCGCCGCCCCGATCGATCAGGTCTGGCATGCCTACACGACGCCTGCCGACATCGTTTGCTGGAACGCCGCGTCCGACGACTGGCATACGACCAGGGCGGCGGTCGACCTGCGGGAGGGCGGCGTCTTCTCGTCGCGCATGGAGGCCAAGGACGGCAGCATGGGCTTCGACTTCGCCGGCACCTACACGAAAATCGTCGAACACAAGCGGATCGAATATGCGTTCGGCGACCGAAAGGCCGAAGTCGAGTTCCTGCCCGGTCCGAAGGGCGTCACGGTCCGCGTCGTCTTCGACAGCGAGCCGACGCATTCGGTCGAGCAGCAGCAAGGCGGCTGGCAGGCGATCCTCGACAATTTTGCGCGGTACGTCGAGACGAAGCAGAAGACGTCGTGA
- a CDS encoding GDCCVxC domain-containing (seleno)protein: MQLQSTLTCPACSHKATEIMPTDACTFFYDCNGCGTRLKPKAGDCCVFCSYGTVPCPPIQENGKSACCG; this comes from the coding sequence ATGCAATTACAATCGACCCTGACCTGTCCCGCATGTAGCCACAAGGCCACGGAGATCATGCCGACCGACGCGTGCACGTTCTTCTACGATTGCAACGGATGCGGCACCAGGTTGAAGCCCAAGGCCGGCGACTGTTGCGTGTTTTGCTCCTACGGCACCGTGCCGTGTCCGCCCATTCAGGAGAATGGCAAGAGCGCGTGCTGCGGCTAA
- a CDS encoding amidase family protein, with protein MTKPPRCDARLTTAAGLKLEDASMGDIVDALANGHVTATALTEAYLARIAACDRNGLKLNAVRALNPDALAIAGKLDGTRPSAKRPLAGVPILLKDNIATGDNQPTTAGSLALEGARARGDATIVKLLRDAGAVILGKANLTEFANILAIDMPSGYSSLGGQVKNPYVPALMDDRGIPVVDPGGSSSGSAVAVAAGLCAASIGTETSGSLLHPASRNGLVTVKPTVGLVSRAGMVPIAHSLDTAGPMARTVRDAAMLLNVLAAEDPRDPATQRQKRPPDYTADLAQDALKGARIGVPSDPSDPLNDPYYGKLSPDGAKVMTDAIKVMEDLGAVIVRASMPTAGWMSGPGTIMAVLNRNPLSGNKGNAVTQRIVFLYELKHDLNLYLKDWATNTEIKTIADIVAFNEANAGRALRFGQDLFLAANDTKGDLSEREYKSARAMDLLTATTRGMDAYMNQHGLDAVLFPGAMGAATVARAGYPSVMVPGGFVSGADGKDTPDYPLGVSFAGRAWSEHKLLRLAYAFEQASNRRKPPPRLPVL; from the coding sequence ATGACGAAGCCGCCCCGATGCGATGCTCGCCTCACTACGGCGGCCGGGCTGAAGCTCGAAGACGCCTCCATGGGCGACATCGTCGATGCACTGGCGAATGGGCATGTCACCGCCACGGCGCTGACCGAAGCCTATCTCGCGCGCATCGCGGCCTGCGACCGCAATGGGCTCAAGCTCAACGCCGTGCGTGCGCTCAACCCTGACGCACTCGCGATCGCGGGCAAGCTCGACGGCACGAGGCCATCGGCCAAACGGCCGCTGGCCGGCGTGCCGATCCTGCTGAAGGACAACATCGCCACCGGCGACAACCAGCCGACCACGGCAGGCTCGCTGGCGCTGGAGGGCGCCCGCGCAAGGGGCGACGCCACCATCGTCAAGCTGCTGCGCGACGCCGGCGCGGTGATCCTCGGCAAGGCGAACCTGACGGAGTTCGCCAACATCCTCGCGATCGACATGCCGTCGGGCTACTCGTCGCTGGGTGGCCAGGTGAAGAACCCTTACGTGCCGGCGCTGATGGACGATCGCGGCATCCCGGTCGTGGACCCCGGCGGTTCGAGCTCGGGATCGGCGGTTGCGGTCGCGGCCGGCCTGTGCGCGGCCTCGATCGGCACCGAGACCTCGGGCTCGCTGCTGCACCCGGCCAGCCGGAATGGCCTCGTCACGGTCAAGCCGACCGTCGGGCTGGTCAGCCGGGCCGGCATGGTGCCGATCGCGCACAGCCTGGACACCGCAGGGCCGATGGCGCGCACCGTGCGGGATGCGGCGATGCTTCTCAACGTGCTGGCAGCCGAGGACCCGCGCGATCCAGCGACGCAGCGGCAGAAGCGGCCGCCCGATTACACTGCGGACCTCGCACAGGACGCACTGAAGGGCGCGCGCATCGGCGTGCCGAGCGATCCCAGTGATCCGCTGAACGATCCGTACTACGGCAAATTGTCACCCGACGGCGCTAAGGTGATGACCGACGCGATCAAGGTGATGGAGGATCTCGGCGCCGTCATCGTGCGCGCCAGCATGCCGACGGCCGGCTGGATGAGCGGACCAGGCACGATCATGGCCGTGCTCAATCGCAATCCCCTGAGCGGCAACAAGGGTAATGCGGTCACGCAGCGGATCGTTTTCCTCTACGAGCTCAAGCACGATCTCAATCTCTATCTGAAGGATTGGGCGACCAACACCGAGATCAAGACCATCGCCGATATCGTCGCTTTCAACGAGGCCAACGCCGGCAGGGCGCTGCGCTTCGGCCAGGACCTGTTCCTCGCCGCCAACGACACCAAAGGCGATCTGAGCGAGCGCGAGTACAAATCGGCACGCGCCATGGACCTTCTTACCGCCACGACGCGTGGCATGGACGCCTACATGAACCAGCACGGGCTTGATGCCGTGCTGTTCCCCGGCGCGATGGGCGCCGCGACCGTCGCGAGAGCAGGCTATCCCAGCGTCATGGTGCCTGGCGGCTTCGTCTCGGGGGCCGACGGCAAGGACACACCCGACTATCCGCTCGGCGTCAGCTTCGCGGGCCGCGCCTGGAGCGAGCACAAGCTGCTGCGCCTCGCCTACGCCTTCGAGCAAGCCTCCAACAGGCGCAAGCCGCCGCCGAGGCTGCCCGTGCTTTAG
- a CDS encoding GNAT family N-acetyltransferase, with protein MDCTIRPARDDDAADISAVILRALRETNAKDYTDEIIARIERSFSPDAVRQLIAQRTVFVATLGDRVIGTASLDGSVVRTVFVAPDVQARGIGKLLMAEIERTARERNIVALTVPSSVTAETFYAGLGFNAVRDSHYGDERTIIMERWLENSLE; from the coding sequence ATGGACTGCACGATCCGGCCCGCACGCGACGATGACGCCGCCGACATCAGCGCGGTCATCCTGCGAGCGCTGCGCGAAACCAATGCGAAGGACTATACGGACGAGATCATAGCGAGGATCGAGCGCAGCTTCAGTCCGGACGCCGTCCGGCAGCTGATCGCGCAACGCACCGTTTTCGTCGCCACCCTTGGCGACCGGGTCATTGGAACGGCGAGCCTCGACGGAAGCGTCGTCCGCACCGTTTTCGTGGCGCCGGATGTTCAGGCCCGAGGGATCGGCAAGCTGCTGATGGCGGAGATCGAGCGGACGGCACGGGAGCGGAACATCGTCGCGTTGACCGTGCCGTCGTCGGTCACTGCCGAGACGTTCTATGCGGGGCTGGGCTTCAATGCCGTACGCGACAGTCATTATGGTGACGAACGCACGATCATCATGGAGCGATGGCTCGAGAACTCCCTCGAATAG